A single Salmo salar chromosome ssa19, Ssal_v3.1, whole genome shotgun sequence DNA region contains:
- the LOC106579142 gene encoding ras-related protein Rab-5C, with product MAGRGGPARPNGPAAGNKICQFKLVLLGESAVGKSSLVLRFVKGQFQEYQESTIGAAFLTQTVCLDDTTVKFEIWDTAGQERYHSLAPMYYRGAQAAIVVYDITNRDTFTRAKNWVKELQRQASPNIVIALAGNKADVANKRAVDLQEAQAYADDNSLLFMETSAKTAMNVNEIFMAIAKKLPKNEAQGTAGAGGRARAGVDLQEPAPQGRSGQCCGGST from the exons ATGGCGGGCCGTGGAGGACCGGCGCGACCCAACGGCCCGGCGGCAGGCAACAAGATCTGCCAGTTCAAGCTGGTGCTGCTGGGGGAATCGGCGGTGGGCAAGTCCAGCCTGGTGCTGCGCTTTGTCAAGGGCCAGTTTCAGGAGTACCAAGAGAGCACCATCGGAG CTGCCTTCCTCACACAGACTGTCTGCCTGGACGACACGACGGTCAAGTTTGAGATTTGGGACACGGCAGGCCAGGAGCGATACCACAGCCTGGCGCCCATGTACTACAGAGGAGCCCAGGCGGCAATTGTGGTCTACGACATCACCAACAGA GACACTTTTACGCGAGCAAAGAACTGGGTGAAGGAGCTGCAGAGACAAGCCAGCCCCAACATCGTCATCGCTCTGGCTGGGAACAAGGCCGACGTCGCCAACAAGAGAGCCGTTGATCTCCAG GAAGCACAGGCCTATGCCGATGACAACAGTCTACTGTTCATGGAGACTTCAGCTAAGACTGCTATGAATGTCAACGAAATCTTCATGGCCATAG CAAAGAAGCTGCCCAAGAACGAGGCTCAGGGCACAGCCGGGGCAGGGGGCCGGGCCCGGGCAGGAGTGGACCTTCAGGAGCCCGCCCCCCAGGGCCGCAGCGGCCAATGCTGTGGCGGGAGCACTTAG